One genomic segment of Erysipelotrichaceae bacterium 66202529 includes these proteins:
- a CDS encoding CPBP family intramembrane metalloprotease: protein MKNNMKHLAVWRMLMLLVHYFVGYLYVYRIIATKITLAVDPDATILLPSVQLAIYLFTASVAMALAWPSLQNSWVRFREHTQSNLKMSAYLVVVILAVNMVLSLLIGLLTQTGNSVNQEEIRNASTVLPLMTILSTCVFAPIIEETVFRAGAFSCLRGKMGFWIAALISSILFGSIHIVDSLLAGNLVDVSYLLVYAGIGMVLAYGYEKSSSCMVPCVVHAANNIISMLFMLL, encoded by the coding sequence ATGAAAAATAACATGAAGCATTTAGCTGTATGGCGTATGCTGATGCTGCTGGTTCATTATTTTGTAGGCTATCTGTATGTATACCGTATCATAGCAACGAAAATTACGCTGGCTGTAGACCCTGACGCAACGATTTTACTGCCCTCCGTACAGCTTGCCATTTATCTGTTTACTGCTAGTGTGGCGATGGCTCTGGCCTGGCCAAGCCTGCAAAATTCCTGGGTGCGGTTTCGGGAGCACACACAGTCCAACCTGAAAATGAGTGCCTATCTGGTTGTTGTGATTTTAGCCGTCAACATGGTGCTTTCTTTGTTGATCGGACTTCTGACACAGACCGGTAACAGTGTCAATCAGGAGGAAATCCGCAATGCAAGCACAGTGCTTCCGCTGATGACGATATTATCGACGTGTGTGTTTGCGCCGATTATTGAGGAAACAGTGTTTCGTGCCGGCGCATTTTCCTGTCTGCGGGGCAAGATGGGCTTTTGGATAGCAGCGCTGATCAGCAGCATTCTGTTTGGCTCCATCCATATCGTGGATTCGCTTCTGGCAGGAAACCTGGTGGATGTAAGCTATCTGCTGGTATATGCCGGAATCGGCATGGTACTGGCTTATGGATATGAGAAAAGCTCTTCCTGCATGGTACCCTGTGTGGTACATGCCGCAAACAATATCATATCCATGCTTTTTATGCTTTTATAA
- a CDS encoding ATP-dependent RecD-like DNA helicase, which yields MDEEDIILKAKHLHTIFRNDSNGYTVAKFVTYDANEEDFTATGYFGELNEDVLYKLHGDYVDHPRYGMQFQVTAYEKMMPNDESTLIRYFSSSLFPGIGRQTAKAIVDCLGEDAIEIIKADHEVLKQVGALNARKRASIIQGIMEHEEADDSVVFFTRMGISVKTIMKMEAAYGNEMISLVKENPYRLIEEIDGIGFKTADKLAKELQFADDHPYRIKAVILSCVLDLCMASGDTYTGLEQIQKRFRKEYDGSVDIDAYLEELQMDRLIMMEDGRIYHHTQYDAQNGIASFLAGFPYRDAEEEISFDPEDIELMEQKLHIRYEEKQKEAIATFFREPFLILTGGPGTGKTTIVKGILDLYQRYYPSDTIALCAPTGRAAKRLSELSSTAATTIHSLLKWDLETNTFLVNDKEPIQADLLIIDEFSMVDQWLFYHLLRACRLVKKIVVIGDEDQLPSVGCGCVLKDLIESACFPLVRLNKIFRQSEGSDVVTLAHQIREGHADILEHAKDIAFFECQNYEVRDLILSVVSNALDKGYDPKEIQVLAPMYGGVAGIDALNNALQKMMNPSDPYKKELKVGYRLFREHDKILQLKNQPEDEVYNGDIGEIVEISFRDDNVHQKNCITADFDGIFVEYSGEQIYNITHAYATSIHKAQGSEYAIVIMPIVKDYRYMLQKRLIYTGVTRAKKSLVLLGEKEVFLHALQVEDRHIRKSTLQEKIKEMMG from the coding sequence ATGGACGAAGAAGATATCATTTTAAAGGCAAAGCATCTGCATACGATTTTTCGCAACGATTCCAATGGATATACCGTTGCGAAATTTGTTACATATGATGCCAATGAAGAGGATTTTACAGCTACCGGATATTTTGGGGAGCTGAATGAGGATGTACTATATAAGCTGCACGGTGATTATGTGGATCATCCACGCTACGGTATGCAGTTTCAGGTGACGGCGTATGAAAAAATGATGCCTAATGATGAAAGCACACTGATCCGTTATTTTTCCAGCTCTCTGTTTCCAGGAATCGGCAGACAGACGGCCAAAGCGATTGTCGATTGTCTGGGTGAGGACGCAATCGAAATCATCAAGGCAGATCATGAGGTGCTGAAGCAGGTAGGCGCCTTGAATGCAAGAAAGCGCGCTTCTATTATTCAGGGGATCATGGAGCATGAGGAGGCGGATGATTCCGTCGTATTTTTTACACGTATGGGAATCAGTGTGAAAACCATCATGAAGATGGAGGCTGCATATGGAAATGAAATGATTTCACTGGTGAAGGAAAATCCTTATCGACTGATTGAGGAAATTGACGGGATTGGATTCAAGACAGCGGATAAGCTGGCAAAGGAGCTGCAGTTTGCGGATGATCATCCTTACCGTATCAAAGCAGTGATTTTATCCTGCGTACTGGATTTGTGTATGGCAAGTGGGGATACGTATACCGGTCTGGAACAGATTCAGAAGCGGTTTCGCAAGGAATATGACGGCTCTGTCGATATAGATGCTTATCTGGAGGAGCTGCAGATGGATCGTCTGATCATGATGGAGGACGGCCGTATCTATCATCATACCCAGTACGATGCACAAAATGGAATCGCCTCCTTTCTGGCGGGCTTTCCTTACCGTGATGCAGAGGAAGAAATCAGCTTTGATCCAGAGGATATTGAGTTGATGGAACAAAAGCTTCATATCCGCTATGAAGAAAAGCAGAAGGAGGCTATTGCCACCTTTTTCAGGGAGCCCTTTCTGATTCTGACAGGAGGCCCGGGTACAGGAAAGACAACGATCGTAAAGGGGATTCTGGATTTATATCAGCGCTATTATCCGTCCGATACGATTGCGCTTTGTGCACCGACCGGAAGAGCTGCAAAGCGTCTGAGCGAGCTGAGCTCCACTGCCGCAACGACAATCCATTCCCTTCTCAAATGGGATTTGGAAACGAATACCTTTCTGGTAAATGATAAGGAGCCGATACAGGCTGATCTGTTAATTATTGATGAGTTTTCCATGGTGGATCAGTGGCTGTTCTACCATCTGCTCAGAGCATGCCGTCTGGTAAAGAAAATCGTTGTAATCGGAGATGAGGATCAGCTGCCAAGTGTAGGCTGCGGCTGTGTGCTGAAGGATCTGATTGAAAGCGCGTGCTTTCCCCTGGTGCGTCTGAATAAGATTTTCCGCCAGAGTGAGGGAAGTGATGTCGTGACACTGGCGCATCAGATTCGAGAAGGACATGCGGACATACTGGAGCATGCTAAGGATATCGCTTTTTTTGAATGTCAGAATTATGAAGTTCGTGACTTAATTTTAAGTGTCGTATCCAATGCGCTGGATAAAGGCTATGATCCGAAGGAAATCCAGGTGCTGGCGCCGATGTATGGTGGAGTGGCGGGTATCGATGCGTTAAATAATGCATTGCAGAAAATGATGAATCCCTCAGATCCGTATAAAAAAGAGCTGAAGGTCGGATACCGCCTCTTTCGTGAGCATGATAAAATACTTCAGCTGAAAAACCAGCCGGAGGATGAGGTGTATAACGGAGATATCGGAGAAATCGTAGAAATCAGCTTCCGTGACGACAATGTACATCAGAAAAACTGTATTACAGCGGATTTTGACGGTATATTTGTAGAGTACAGCGGTGAACAGATTTATAATATCACACATGCCTATGCGACTTCGATTCATAAGGCACAGGGCAGTGAATACGCAATCGTGATCATGCCAATTGTAAAGGATTACCGCTATATGCTGCAGAAGCGTCTGATCTATACCGGTGTAACGCGTGCGAAAAAAAGTCTGGTGCTGCTGGGGGAAAAAGAGGTTTTCCTGCATGCGTTGCAGGTGGAGGACCGCCATATACGAAAAAGCACACTGCAGGAGAAAATAAAGGAAATGATGGGATAA
- a CDS encoding AI-2E family transporter, which yields MRLMHYLDSLTQLCRKLLVPLAFALLLVLLLKQMQLYDWLVDIYNSCLPVFMGVVIAFLLQPLIDRLQQHTSKKMAVMLVYIGIALLLAVFVIGMIPIIYRQVMDFAAVLPVWMKHLEAFLDRYHIAIGNLDTLKEKYLQEGYIIVIDSLRNTMSTATNYGIAYITAFFISIDLDFWKRTAKKVIPNLHQFSTFYLTMSNIVYQYLVGTFLDMLFIVVSVGITLYLLAFPNALLYAVILALLNLFPYVGATFGLILIAIVGALSYPVFPFLAFAIVWTIQQVESNFIQPMIFNRTMNVRPILTFVFIFISEAFFGVVGVILSPIFAAIAQIAFRSWLHAKTSDRVGEWEDIWQDFDEAMQQEEYE from the coding sequence ATGAGACTGATGCATTATCTGGATTCTCTGACCCAGCTATGCCGGAAGCTGCTTGTTCCCCTGGCTTTTGCATTACTCCTTGTTTTACTGCTGAAACAGATGCAGCTTTATGACTGGCTGGTGGATATATACAACAGCTGTCTGCCGGTTTTTATGGGTGTGGTCATTGCATTTCTGCTTCAGCCCTTGATTGACCGTCTGCAGCAGCATACTTCCAAAAAAATGGCGGTTATGCTTGTATATATTGGCATCGCACTTCTTCTGGCAGTGTTTGTGATCGGTATGATTCCCATTATCTACCGGCAGGTTATGGATTTCGCTGCAGTGCTTCCGGTATGGATGAAGCACCTGGAGGCCTTTCTTGACCGGTATCATATCGCTATCGGCAATCTGGATACCCTGAAGGAAAAATATTTACAGGAGGGGTATATTATCGTAATCGATTCCCTGCGTAATACGATGAGCACGGCAACTAATTACGGAATTGCATATATAACAGCCTTCTTTATATCGATTGATCTGGATTTCTGGAAGCGGACCGCAAAAAAGGTAATACCGAATCTTCATCAGTTTTCCACCTTTTATCTGACGATGAGCAACATCGTTTATCAGTATCTGGTAGGCACCTTTCTGGATATGCTGTTTATTGTGGTGAGTGTTGGAATTACACTGTATCTCTTAGCCTTTCCCAACGCCTTGCTGTATGCTGTCATACTTGCCTTACTGAATTTATTTCCCTATGTGGGGGCAACCTTCGGACTGATTCTGATTGCGATTGTAGGAGCATTGAGCTATCCGGTGTTTCCTTTTCTGGCCTTTGCCATCGTGTGGACGATCCAGCAGGTAGAATCCAATTTCATACAGCCGATGATTTTTAACCGGACGATGAATGTCCGCCCGATCCTCACCTTTGTTTTCATCTTTATCTCGGAAGCCTTTTTCGGTGTTGTCGGGGTGATTCTCTCTCCTATATTTGCCGCCATTGCCCAGATTGCGTTTCGCAGCTGGCTGCATGCAAAAACAAGTGACAGGGTTGGTGAATGGGAGGATATCTGGCAGGATTTTGATGAAGCGATGCAGCAGGAAGAATATGAATAA
- the alaS gene encoding alanine--tRNA ligase, with protein sequence MKQLTGSQIRQMFLDYFKSQGHMIEPGASLVPHNDPTLLWINAGVAALKKYFDGSEKPKNNRIANAQKSIRTNDIENVGKTARHHTFFEMLGNFSIGDYFKEEAIPFAWEFLTSPEWIGFPKEKLYVSVYTDDADAYRIWTEVCKVDPSHILKTDDNFWEIGEGPGGPDSEIFYDRGEAYDPQGLGERLFFEELENDRYIEVWNVVFSQFDCKPELDRKEYKELPQKNIDTGMGLERLVCLVQGGETNFDTDLFLPIIHATEQYTSLRYADAENKMAFRVIADHIRTVTFALADGALFSNEGRGYVLRRVLRRGVRFAKKLNIQGAFMYKLVPVVYDIMKDYYPYLEEKLDYIARLVKAEEERFHATLADGEKLLLQVMEEKKDSHVIDGKTAFKLYDTYGFPLELTVEIAQESGYSIDKDGFDAEMQQQRERARAAREAAESMGSQSIDLMEFTRESTFIGYDVRHTSAMVIALFKDGVRVDAISDEGDVIFDTTVFYAESGGQVGDSGTLRAEGVQAVVNNTTKAPHKQHLSHVVITEGELRVKDTVTLQVDERKRDIITSNHSCTHLLQSALKQVVGTHIQQAGSFVSEEYLRFDFTHYEKVNEEQLKEIEQLVNQYISAHYTVSKVEMPIEEAKKSGATALFDEKYGDVVRVVTMGDVSKEFCGGCHVNNTQEIGVCKIISEESIGSGIRRITAKTGYDAYYEFAKEDATLHSIAADLKLKGISKVEEKVVQLLDEAAQLKKELAALQASMFALKANDLVHKMQPLNNRQVLIERVDGADAKALKDIVSNIRSQKENCIVFLAAVKDDRVTFVAGADALAVQSGIKCGDLVREAAVICGGKGGGRPDMAQSGGKDASKVEEALHLIKNMLS encoded by the coding sequence ATGAAACAATTAACTGGAAGTCAGATTCGTCAGATGTTTCTGGATTACTTTAAAAGCCAGGGACATATGATTGAGCCAGGAGCAAGCCTGGTGCCTCACAACGATCCAACGCTGCTTTGGATCAATGCCGGTGTTGCGGCTTTGAAAAAGTATTTTGACGGAAGTGAAAAGCCGAAGAATAACCGGATTGCGAATGCACAAAAGTCCATTCGTACCAATGATATTGAGAATGTAGGAAAGACAGCGCGTCACCATACGTTCTTTGAAATGCTTGGTAATTTTTCTATCGGTGATTATTTCAAGGAGGAGGCAATACCGTTTGCCTGGGAGTTTTTGACAAGTCCTGAATGGATTGGTTTTCCAAAGGAGAAGCTGTATGTTTCTGTATATACGGATGATGCGGATGCGTATCGTATCTGGACAGAGGTGTGTAAGGTAGATCCTTCTCACATTTTAAAAACGGACGATAATTTCTGGGAAATCGGTGAAGGGCCGGGCGGACCGGACAGTGAAATCTTCTATGACCGTGGAGAAGCGTATGACCCGCAGGGCCTGGGTGAGCGTCTGTTTTTTGAGGAGCTGGAGAATGATCGCTACATTGAGGTCTGGAATGTTGTATTCTCCCAGTTTGATTGCAAGCCGGAGCTTGACCGTAAAGAATATAAGGAGCTTCCACAGAAAAACATCGATACCGGAATGGGACTGGAGCGTCTGGTTTGTCTGGTACAGGGTGGAGAAACCAATTTCGACACGGATCTGTTTTTACCGATTATTCATGCGACGGAGCAGTATACAAGCCTGCGCTATGCGGATGCCGAAAATAAGATGGCATTTCGTGTTATTGCAGACCATATCCGTACGGTAACCTTTGCTTTGGCGGATGGTGCGCTGTTCTCCAATGAGGGTAGAGGGTATGTGCTGCGCCGTGTGCTGCGCCGCGGTGTGCGTTTTGCGAAGAAGCTGAATATTCAGGGCGCATTTATGTACAAACTGGTTCCGGTGGTCTATGATATCATGAAGGATTATTATCCGTATCTGGAAGAAAAGCTGGACTATATCGCACGGCTGGTAAAGGCGGAAGAGGAACGCTTCCATGCGACGCTGGCAGATGGTGAAAAGTTGCTGCTGCAGGTGATGGAGGAGAAAAAGGACAGTCATGTAATCGACGGAAAGACAGCATTTAAGCTGTATGATACTTATGGCTTTCCGCTGGAGCTGACGGTGGAGATTGCTCAGGAGAGTGGATACAGTATTGATAAGGATGGCTTTGATGCAGAGATGCAGCAGCAAAGAGAGCGCGCACGTGCAGCGCGTGAGGCTGCAGAATCCATGGGAAGTCAGTCCATTGATCTGATGGAATTCACCAGGGAGAGCACCTTTATCGGATATGATGTCCGGCATACCTCAGCTATGGTAATCGCTCTGTTTAAGGACGGTGTCAGGGTGGATGCCATCAGCGATGAGGGGGATGTAATCTTTGATACGACCGTATTCTATGCGGAAAGCGGTGGTCAGGTAGGTGACAGCGGTACACTTCGTGCAGAGGGTGTGCAGGCTGTTGTGAACAATACAACCAAGGCTCCGCATAAGCAGCACCTGTCCCATGTGGTTATCACAGAGGGGGAACTGCGTGTGAAGGATACAGTTACTCTGCAGGTGGATGAGCGCAAACGCGATATCATTACGAGCAATCACTCCTGTACGCATCTGCTGCAGAGTGCGCTGAAGCAGGTTGTGGGAACGCATATCCAGCAGGCAGGAAGCTTTGTCAGCGAGGAATATCTGCGCTTTGACTTTACACATTATGAAAAGGTGAATGAGGAACAGCTGAAGGAAATCGAGCAGCTTGTGAATCAGTATATCAGTGCTCATTATACAGTAAGTAAGGTGGAAATGCCGATTGAGGAAGCAAAGAAAAGCGGGGCAACAGCTTTATTCGATGAAAAATACGGGGATGTCGTCCGGGTTGTTACGATGGGGGATGTATCCAAGGAATTCTGCGGCGGCTGTCATGTGAACAATACGCAGGAAATCGGTGTCTGCAAAATCATCAGCGAAGAAAGCATCGGCTCCGGTATCCGCCGTATCACTGCAAAGACAGGCTATGATGCCTATTATGAATTTGCGAAGGAGGATGCTACGCTGCACAGTATAGCAGCTGATCTGAAGCTGAAGGGAATTTCCAAGGTGGAGGAAAAGGTAGTGCAGCTGCTGGATGAAGCTGCTCAGCTGAAAAAGGAGCTGGCAGCTTTACAGGCTTCCATGTTCGCATTGAAGGCCAATGATCTTGTTCATAAGATGCAGCCGCTCAACAACCGCCAGGTGCTGATCGAGCGTGTGGATGGAGCGGATGCGAAAGCGTTGAAGGATATTGTTTCCAATATCCGCTCACAAAAGGAAAACTGTATCGTATTCCTGGCAGCTGTCAAGGATGACAGGGTTACCTTTGTCGCTGGTGCGGATGCACTTGCAGTACAAAGCGGTATTAAGTGTGGCGATCTGGTGCGTGAGGCTGCTGTTATCTGCGGTGGAAAGGGCGGCGGACGCCCGGATATGGCGCAGTCTGGAGGAAAAGATGCTTCCAAGGTGGAGGAAGCCCTGCATTTAATCA